The Cydia splendana chromosome Z, ilCydSple1.2, whole genome shotgun sequence genome window below encodes:
- the LOC134804092 gene encoding longitudinals lacking protein, isoforms H/M/V-like isoform X2: MSQQYSLRWNNHQPNFISMFTTLLNTQTLVDVTLAAEGKHLQAHKIVLSACSTYFQALFVDNPSQHPIVILKDVSFADLRTMVDFMYCGEVNVTEEQLPQVLDTAKHLKIKGLTEMPETTSLTRSQGNEMQSQADSLDSNRHSASPATSPNTKRKRYGIKSSTGSTSLNMVEEHREEQQEPARESVTLSSLPRRREYEDTHQNTDPHMNVEPLPMEGGSAGLPQGAQWSMMDTYPRYSNACLGLQHDPAMYMGNVINQHMENDINEYAQAVGVTGPSPGPSCVPEAQVTQEQTPQQPKRRRATNPQSEENFQRALEAVRFGGIGFCKAARMFGVNNRTLWLEYKKKGYPNNRPSIKSRIKREHTTPPPEHKEDPPLQEQQMVLCPPHPVPVGFIDSRPLDFNLQGVPHNSPLNILGVNFNNMQ; this comes from the exons ATGTCGCAGCAATACAGCCTCAGGTGGAACAACCACCAGCCGAACTTCATATCCATGTTCACGACGCTGCTGAACACCCAGACCCTGGTGGACGTGACCCTCGCGGCGGAGGGCAAGCATCTGCAGGCGCACAAGATCGTGCTCTCAGCGTGCAGCACTTACTTCCAG GCGCTATTCGTCGATAACCCATCCCAGCACCCCATTGTGATCCTCAAAGATGTGAGCTTCGCAGACCTGCGAACCATGGTGGATTTCATGTACTGCGGGGAGGTCAATGTTACTGAGGAGCAGTTGCCACAG GTGTTAGACACAGCCAAGCACCTAAAGATCAAAGGCCTCACCGAGATGCCGGAGACGACCTCCCTCACCCGCTCACAAGGCAACGAGATGCAGTCGCAGGCGGACTCGCTGGACTCGAACCGGCACTCGGCCTCGCCCGCCACCTCGCCCAACACCAAACGGAAAAGGTACGGAAT AAAAAGCTCAACCGGTTCCACGTCGCTCAACATGGTCGAGGAGCACCGCGAGGAGCAGCAGGAGCCCGCGCGCGAGTCCGTCACGCTCAGCAGCCTGCCGCGCAGGCGCGAGTATGAAGACACGCATCAG AACACCGACCCCCACATGAACGTGGAACCATTGCCCATGGAGGGAGGCTCCGCCGGTCTACCGCAAG GGGCCCAGTGGAGTATGATGGACACGTACCCCCGATACTCCAACGCGTGTCTCGGCCTCCAACACGACCCGGCCATGTATATGGGCAACGTCATCAACCAGCACATGGAGAACGACATCAACGAGTACGCCCAAGCAGTCGGAGTGACGGGACCCAGCCCCGGACCGAGCTGCGTCCCCGAAGCACAAGTCACTCAAGAACAAACCCCCCAACAACCCAAGAGGCGCAGAGCCACCAACCCACAGTCAGAAGAGAACTTCCAAAGGGCATTGGAAGCAGTGCGCTTCGGCGGCATTGGCTTCTGCAAAGCCGCTCGAATGTTCGGAGTCAACAACAGAACACTGTGGCTCGAATACAAGAAGAAAGGCTACCCCAACAACCGACCCAGCATCAAATCCCGCATCAAAAGGGAACACACCACCCCCCCGCCAGAACACAAAGAGGACCCCCCACTACAGGAACAGCAGATGGTCCTCTGCCCCCCACACCCAGTCCCGGTCGGCTTCATCGACTCCCGACCCTTAGACTTCAACCTACAAGGCGTCCCGCACAACTCCCCCCTCAACATTTTAGGGGTGAACTTCAATAACATGCAATAG
- the LOC134804092 gene encoding protein bric-a-brac 1-like isoform X4, with the protein MSQQYSLRWNNHQPNFISMFTTLLNTQTLVDVTLAAEGKHLQAHKIVLSACSTYFQALFVDNPSQHPIVILKDVSFADLRTMVDFMYCGEVNVTEEQLPQVLDTAKHLKIKGLTEMPETTSLTRSQGNEMQSQADSLDSNRHSASPATSPNTKRKRKSSTGSTSLNMVEEHREEQQEPARESVTLSSLPRRREYEDTHQNTDPHMNVEPLPMEGGSAGLPQGAQWSMMDTYPRYSNACLGLQHDPAMYMGNVINQHMENDINEYAQAVGVTGPSPGPSCVPEAQVTQEQTPQQPKRRRATNPQSEENFQRALEAVRFGGIGFCKAARMFGVNNRTLWLEYKKKGYPNNRPSIKSRIKREHTTPPPEHKEDPPLQEQQMVLCPPHPVPVGFIDSRPLDFNLQGVPHNSPLNILGVNFNNMQ; encoded by the exons ATGTCGCAGCAATACAGCCTCAGGTGGAACAACCACCAGCCGAACTTCATATCCATGTTCACGACGCTGCTGAACACCCAGACCCTGGTGGACGTGACCCTCGCGGCGGAGGGCAAGCATCTGCAGGCGCACAAGATCGTGCTCTCAGCGTGCAGCACTTACTTCCAG GCGCTATTCGTCGATAACCCATCCCAGCACCCCATTGTGATCCTCAAAGATGTGAGCTTCGCAGACCTGCGAACCATGGTGGATTTCATGTACTGCGGGGAGGTCAATGTTACTGAGGAGCAGTTGCCACAG GTGTTAGACACAGCCAAGCACCTAAAGATCAAAGGCCTCACCGAGATGCCGGAGACGACCTCCCTCACCCGCTCACAAGGCAACGAGATGCAGTCGCAGGCGGACTCGCTGGACTCGAACCGGCACTCGGCCTCGCCCGCCACCTCGCCCAACACCAAACGGAAAAG AAAAAGCTCAACCGGTTCCACGTCGCTCAACATGGTCGAGGAGCACCGCGAGGAGCAGCAGGAGCCCGCGCGCGAGTCCGTCACGCTCAGCAGCCTGCCGCGCAGGCGCGAGTATGAAGACACGCATCAG AACACCGACCCCCACATGAACGTGGAACCATTGCCCATGGAGGGAGGCTCCGCCGGTCTACCGCAAG GGGCCCAGTGGAGTATGATGGACACGTACCCCCGATACTCCAACGCGTGTCTCGGCCTCCAACACGACCCGGCCATGTATATGGGCAACGTCATCAACCAGCACATGGAGAACGACATCAACGAGTACGCCCAAGCAGTCGGAGTGACGGGACCCAGCCCCGGACCGAGCTGCGTCCCCGAAGCACAAGTCACTCAAGAACAAACCCCCCAACAACCCAAGAGGCGCAGAGCCACCAACCCACAGTCAGAAGAGAACTTCCAAAGGGCATTGGAAGCAGTGCGCTTCGGCGGCATTGGCTTCTGCAAAGCCGCTCGAATGTTCGGAGTCAACAACAGAACACTGTGGCTCGAATACAAGAAGAAAGGCTACCCCAACAACCGACCCAGCATCAAATCCCGCATCAAAAGGGAACACACCACCCCCCCGCCAGAACACAAAGAGGACCCCCCACTACAGGAACAGCAGATGGTCCTCTGCCCCCCACACCCAGTCCCGGTCGGCTTCATCGACTCCCGACCCTTAGACTTCAACCTACAAGGCGTCCCGCACAACTCCCCCCTCAACATTTTAGGGGTGAACTTCAATAACATGCAATAG
- the LOC134804092 gene encoding protein bric-a-brac 1-like isoform X3, whose amino-acid sequence MSQQYSLRWNNHQPNFISMFTTLLNTQTLVDVTLAAEGKHLQAHKIVLSACSTYFQALFVDNPSQHPIVILKDVSFADLRTMVDFMYCGEVNVTEEQLPQVLDTAKHLKIKGLTEMPETTSLTRSQGNEMQSQADSLDSNRHSASPATSPNTKRKRRRKSSTGSTSLNMVEEHREEQQEPARESVTLSSLPRRREYEDTHQNTDPHMNVEPLPMEGGSAGLPQGAQWSMMDTYPRYSNACLGLQHDPAMYMGNVINQHMENDINEYAQAVGVTGPSPGPSCVPEAQVTQEQTPQQPKRRRATNPQSEENFQRALEAVRFGGIGFCKAARMFGVNNRTLWLEYKKKGYPNNRPSIKSRIKREHTTPPPEHKEDPPLQEQQMVLCPPHPVPVGFIDSRPLDFNLQGVPHNSPLNILGVNFNNMQ is encoded by the exons ATGTCGCAGCAATACAGCCTCAGGTGGAACAACCACCAGCCGAACTTCATATCCATGTTCACGACGCTGCTGAACACCCAGACCCTGGTGGACGTGACCCTCGCGGCGGAGGGCAAGCATCTGCAGGCGCACAAGATCGTGCTCTCAGCGTGCAGCACTTACTTCCAG GCGCTATTCGTCGATAACCCATCCCAGCACCCCATTGTGATCCTCAAAGATGTGAGCTTCGCAGACCTGCGAACCATGGTGGATTTCATGTACTGCGGGGAGGTCAATGTTACTGAGGAGCAGTTGCCACAG GTGTTAGACACAGCCAAGCACCTAAAGATCAAAGGCCTCACCGAGATGCCGGAGACGACCTCCCTCACCCGCTCACAAGGCAACGAGATGCAGTCGCAGGCGGACTCGCTGGACTCGAACCGGCACTCGGCCTCGCCCGCCACCTCGCCCAACACCAAACGGAAAAG ACGCAGAAAAAGCTCAACCGGTTCCACGTCGCTCAACATGGTCGAGGAGCACCGCGAGGAGCAGCAGGAGCCCGCGCGCGAGTCCGTCACGCTCAGCAGCCTGCCGCGCAGGCGCGAGTATGAAGACACGCATCAG AACACCGACCCCCACATGAACGTGGAACCATTGCCCATGGAGGGAGGCTCCGCCGGTCTACCGCAAG GGGCCCAGTGGAGTATGATGGACACGTACCCCCGATACTCCAACGCGTGTCTCGGCCTCCAACACGACCCGGCCATGTATATGGGCAACGTCATCAACCAGCACATGGAGAACGACATCAACGAGTACGCCCAAGCAGTCGGAGTGACGGGACCCAGCCCCGGACCGAGCTGCGTCCCCGAAGCACAAGTCACTCAAGAACAAACCCCCCAACAACCCAAGAGGCGCAGAGCCACCAACCCACAGTCAGAAGAGAACTTCCAAAGGGCATTGGAAGCAGTGCGCTTCGGCGGCATTGGCTTCTGCAAAGCCGCTCGAATGTTCGGAGTCAACAACAGAACACTGTGGCTCGAATACAAGAAGAAAGGCTACCCCAACAACCGACCCAGCATCAAATCCCGCATCAAAAGGGAACACACCACCCCCCCGCCAGAACACAAAGAGGACCCCCCACTACAGGAACAGCAGATGGTCCTCTGCCCCCCACACCCAGTCCCGGTCGGCTTCATCGACTCCCGACCCTTAGACTTCAACCTACAAGGCGTCCCGCACAACTCCCCCCTCAACATTTTAGGGGTGAACTTCAATAACATGCAATAG
- the LOC134805159 gene encoding alpha-(1,3)-fucosyltransferase C-like produces the protein MAVATYCFKAIKRIGLFMVIVLVTTLALFLIDQEEEDDFYEVTTKGKTEMYKRTNYNTKYILLWTDSRASPFNYLGRGSYTFREKSCKYTNCFVTGNRQELGDISLFDVVLFNGPQLTKILKMDDLPNSRSPSQKYVYANIESAQNYPLCNFNGFFNLTWTYRLDSDINWGYFVVKNKTGHVVAPKMDATWEKLENMEGVSKKFKKTLRNKTKAVAWFATNCHTKSRREYIVEEVRNYLKNYSLSVDIYGVCGTLQCPSFINERCLRLLEEEYYFYFAFEKSFSKDYVTEKVLTAYKHNTVPVVYGGADYSRFLPPGSYLNARELGPAKLAETIAYLVKHPEEYYSYFRWQNHYSFESRHSNPETDDYCKFCAVLNENEYQHYAAHGDLKQWWNGNYSCDQTKH, from the exons ATGGCGGTAGCAACGTACTGTTTTAAAGCCATCAAACGTATAGGCTTATTTATGGTAATAGTTCTTGTAACTACCCTCGCTCTGTTCTTAATAGATCAAGAGGAAGAAGATGACTTTTATGAAGTAACAACAAAGGGAAAAACAGAAATGTATAAGAGGACAAACtataatacaaaatatatactTCTGTGGACGGATTCAAGAGCATCGCCTTTTAACTACTTAGGTCGCGGTTCGTATACATTTAGAGAGAAATCCTGCAAATATACGAACTGCTTCGTGACTGGAAATAGACAGGAGTTGGGAGATATATCTTTGTTCGATGTAGTTTTATTCAACGGACCTCAATTAACAAAAATCTTGAAAATGGATGATTTACCAAACAGTCGTTCTCCGAGTCAAAAATACGTATATGCTAATATAGAATCCGCGCAGAATTATCCGTTATGTAACTTCAATGGATTTTTCAACTTGACTTGGACTTATAGATTAGACTCGGACATCAACTGGGGTTATTTTGTCGTTAAGAACAAGACTGGACATGTGGTGGCACCAAAAATGGATGCCACTTGGGAGAAATTGGAAAATATGGAGGGTGttagcaaaaaatttaaaaaaacattgagAAATAAGACGAAAGCGGTAGCGTGGTTCGCGACGAACTGTCATACGAAGAGCCGTAGAGAATATATTGTGGAGGAAGTAAGAAACTATTTAAAGAATTACAGTTTGAGTGTAGATATATATGGCGTATGTGGGACCTTGCAGTGCCCCTCTTTTATAAACGAGAGATGTCTGCGTTTATTGGAGGAAGAGTATTACTTTTATTTCGCTTTCGAGAAATCATTTAGCAAAGATTACGTGACGGAAAAAGTGTTGACCGCTTATAAACATAATACGGTGCCTGTCGTGTATGGAGGAGCGGATTACTCGAG GTTTCTTCCGCCGGGCTCGTACCTCAACGCGCGCGAGCTAGGCCCAGCCAAGCTAGCCGAGACCATCGCCTACCTGGTAAAGCACCCAGAGGAATACTACTCATACTTCAGATGGCAGAATCACTACAGCTTCGAGTCCCGACACTCGAACCCGGAGACGGATGACTACTGTAAATTCTGTGCGGTGTTGAATGAGAATGAGTACCAACATTACGCCGCGCACGGCGACTTGAAACAATGGTGGAACGGGAACTACAGTTGTGATCAGACGAAACATTAA
- the LOC134804092 gene encoding longitudinals lacking protein, isoforms H/M/V-like isoform X1, with protein sequence MSQQYSLRWNNHQPNFISMFTTLLNTQTLVDVTLAAEGKHLQAHKIVLSACSTYFQALFVDNPSQHPIVILKDVSFADLRTMVDFMYCGEVNVTEEQLPQVLDTAKHLKIKGLTEMPETTSLTRSQGNEMQSQADSLDSNRHSASPATSPNTKRKRYGIRRKSSTGSTSLNMVEEHREEQQEPARESVTLSSLPRRREYEDTHQNTDPHMNVEPLPMEGGSAGLPQGAQWSMMDTYPRYSNACLGLQHDPAMYMGNVINQHMENDINEYAQAVGVTGPSPGPSCVPEAQVTQEQTPQQPKRRRATNPQSEENFQRALEAVRFGGIGFCKAARMFGVNNRTLWLEYKKKGYPNNRPSIKSRIKREHTTPPPEHKEDPPLQEQQMVLCPPHPVPVGFIDSRPLDFNLQGVPHNSPLNILGVNFNNMQ encoded by the exons ATGTCGCAGCAATACAGCCTCAGGTGGAACAACCACCAGCCGAACTTCATATCCATGTTCACGACGCTGCTGAACACCCAGACCCTGGTGGACGTGACCCTCGCGGCGGAGGGCAAGCATCTGCAGGCGCACAAGATCGTGCTCTCAGCGTGCAGCACTTACTTCCAG GCGCTATTCGTCGATAACCCATCCCAGCACCCCATTGTGATCCTCAAAGATGTGAGCTTCGCAGACCTGCGAACCATGGTGGATTTCATGTACTGCGGGGAGGTCAATGTTACTGAGGAGCAGTTGCCACAG GTGTTAGACACAGCCAAGCACCTAAAGATCAAAGGCCTCACCGAGATGCCGGAGACGACCTCCCTCACCCGCTCACAAGGCAACGAGATGCAGTCGCAGGCGGACTCGCTGGACTCGAACCGGCACTCGGCCTCGCCCGCCACCTCGCCCAACACCAAACGGAAAAGGTACGGAAT ACGCAGAAAAAGCTCAACCGGTTCCACGTCGCTCAACATGGTCGAGGAGCACCGCGAGGAGCAGCAGGAGCCCGCGCGCGAGTCCGTCACGCTCAGCAGCCTGCCGCGCAGGCGCGAGTATGAAGACACGCATCAG AACACCGACCCCCACATGAACGTGGAACCATTGCCCATGGAGGGAGGCTCCGCCGGTCTACCGCAAG GGGCCCAGTGGAGTATGATGGACACGTACCCCCGATACTCCAACGCGTGTCTCGGCCTCCAACACGACCCGGCCATGTATATGGGCAACGTCATCAACCAGCACATGGAGAACGACATCAACGAGTACGCCCAAGCAGTCGGAGTGACGGGACCCAGCCCCGGACCGAGCTGCGTCCCCGAAGCACAAGTCACTCAAGAACAAACCCCCCAACAACCCAAGAGGCGCAGAGCCACCAACCCACAGTCAGAAGAGAACTTCCAAAGGGCATTGGAAGCAGTGCGCTTCGGCGGCATTGGCTTCTGCAAAGCCGCTCGAATGTTCGGAGTCAACAACAGAACACTGTGGCTCGAATACAAGAAGAAAGGCTACCCCAACAACCGACCCAGCATCAAATCCCGCATCAAAAGGGAACACACCACCCCCCCGCCAGAACACAAAGAGGACCCCCCACTACAGGAACAGCAGATGGTCCTCTGCCCCCCACACCCAGTCCCGGTCGGCTTCATCGACTCCCGACCCTTAGACTTCAACCTACAAGGCGTCCCGCACAACTCCCCCCTCAACATTTTAGGGGTGAACTTCAATAACATGCAATAG